In one window of Polaromonas naphthalenivorans CJ2 DNA:
- a CDS encoding LysR substrate-binding domain-containing protein, giving the protein MGPVNRPLDLEWLEDFLALAESGNFSRAAQARAIAQPAFSRHIRALEEWAGVELIDRARHPAAPTPAGEVFVVTARDVVLRLLQARTRAHEAHEQASRSLQFAATHVLSLAFFPRWLQQVEQQVQLGAIHMVSDSYQACEELMLQRRVQFLLCYGHSAVKTRLLPPEFEFACVGEDRLVPVSAPDAGGQPQHQIDGDAHEPLPVLAYSEASGLGQIMRDRMPGAFDAQRFKPVMTSHHAVLLKTMALEGRGVAWLPHSLVSAEMADKRLTSAAGPEWSIPLEVRLFRATDSLAPTAEAVWAQAAAGRAGPKNP; this is encoded by the coding sequence ATGGGCCCTGTCAACCGACCGCTTGACCTGGAATGGCTGGAGGATTTCCTCGCGCTGGCCGAAAGCGGCAATTTCTCGCGCGCCGCGCAGGCGCGCGCCATCGCCCAGCCGGCGTTCAGCCGCCACATCCGCGCGCTCGAAGAATGGGCCGGCGTCGAGCTGATCGACCGCGCCCGGCATCCGGCGGCGCCCACGCCGGCCGGCGAGGTGTTCGTGGTCACGGCGCGCGATGTGGTACTGCGGCTGCTGCAGGCCCGCACCCGTGCCCACGAGGCGCACGAGCAGGCCAGCCGCAGCCTGCAGTTCGCGGCCACGCATGTGCTGTCGCTGGCTTTTTTTCCGCGCTGGCTGCAACAGGTCGAGCAGCAAGTGCAGCTCGGGGCTATCCACATGGTGTCGGACAGCTACCAGGCCTGTGAAGAACTCATGCTGCAGCGCCGCGTGCAGTTTTTGCTGTGCTACGGCCACTCGGCCGTCAAGACCCGGCTGCTGCCGCCCGAGTTTGAATTTGCCTGCGTCGGCGAGGACCGGCTGGTGCCGGTGAGCGCGCCCGATGCCGGCGGCCAGCCGCAGCATCAGATTGATGGCGACGCCCATGAACCCTTGCCGGTGCTGGCCTACAGCGAGGCGTCGGGGCTGGGCCAGATCATGCGCGACCGGATGCCGGGGGCGTTCGATGCGCAGCGCTTTAAGCCGGTGATGACCTCGCACCACGCCGTGCTGCTCAAGACCATGGCCCTTGAAGGGCGCGGTGTGGCCTGGCTGCCGCACAGCCTGGTGAGCGCCGAGATGGCCGACAAGCGCTTGACGAGCGCGGCTGGCCCCGAATGGAGCATTCCGCTGGAAGTCCGGCTTTTTCGCGCGACCGACTCACTGGCGCCGACGGCCGAAGCGGTCTGGGCGCAGGCGGCTGCGGGGCGGGCCGGGCCGAAAAATCCCTGA
- a CDS encoding dihydrodipicolinate synthase family protein: MPTIANYRGIIPAIACTFTADGRIDEPALRRLASWLAGHKGVVAVMTNGHTGEVFSLTPLERAEVTRIVADELKGRLPVISSIVCEGLAEAAEHARMAKEAGAAALDVMPPHHWLRFGFHPDHALAYFETIWQASKLDLVCHVYPAYSKASYSSELLADLARLPYVQAFKVGQREMSKYARDLKAIREADASKAILTCHDEYLLASMVQGVDGALVGFASFIPQLIIDLYAAVQKGDLHEAMRIQQVINPLKEAVYGAGEPTGEAHARMKTAMKCAGVIEHDFVRAPTHRPSAQEEAEIQRAVSAAGVSR, from the coding sequence ATGCCTACCATCGCCAACTATCGCGGCATCATTCCCGCCATCGCCTGCACCTTCACGGCCGATGGCCGCATCGACGAGCCTGCGCTGCGCCGCCTGGCGTCCTGGCTGGCGGGCCACAAGGGCGTGGTCGCGGTCATGACCAACGGCCACACCGGCGAGGTGTTTTCGCTCACGCCGCTGGAGCGCGCCGAAGTCACGCGCATCGTGGCCGACGAACTCAAGGGCCGGCTGCCGGTGATTTCGTCCATCGTCTGCGAAGGCCTGGCCGAAGCGGCCGAGCACGCCCGCATGGCCAAGGAAGCCGGCGCGGCGGCGCTGGACGTGATGCCGCCGCACCACTGGCTGCGCTTTGGCTTTCACCCCGACCACGCGCTGGCCTATTTCGAAACCATCTGGCAAGCGTCAAAGCTCGACCTGGTCTGCCACGTCTATCCGGCCTACAGCAAGGCGTCGTATTCGTCGGAACTGCTGGCCGACCTGGCCCGGCTGCCTTACGTCCAGGCCTTCAAGGTCGGCCAGCGCGAGATGAGCAAATACGCCAGAGACCTCAAAGCCATCCGCGAGGCCGACGCCAGCAAGGCCATCCTGACCTGCCACGACGAATACCTGCTGGCCTCGATGGTGCAGGGCGTGGACGGCGCGCTGGTGGGCTTTGCCAGCTTCATTCCCCAGCTCATCATCGACCTGTACGCCGCCGTGCAAAAGGGCGACCTGCATGAAGCGATGCGCATCCAGCAGGTCATCAACCCGCTCAAGGAAGCCGTCTATGGCGCGGGCGAGCCCACCGGCGAAGCCCATGCGCGCATGAAAACCGCCATGAAGTGCGCCGGCGTCATCGAGCACGATTTCGTGCGCGCCCCGACGCACCGGCCGTCGGCGCAGGAAGAGGCCGAAATCCAGCGCGCCGTCAGCGCCGCCGGCGTGTCGCGCTGA
- a CDS encoding Bug family tripartite tricarboxylate transporter substrate binding protein, which translates to MQRKTFIRHGLACALALAGLSVLPATALAQSYPSKPVRVIIPFPPGGTLDTVGRQLAQKLSEQMGQPFVVENRAGGNGTIGADAVAKSPADGYTLLFNASTLTTSTLLLKTPPYDAAKDFQPIALVAKAPLAVSINKNLPIKDIKELLAYAKANPGKLSFAIGSNASAGHLSTELLKRAGGVSYLTVPYKGSGPAYQDLIGGQIDGFVDPILGSMQYYKGGMLKMIAVTSKARVPTLPEVPTVGETIPGYEFYSWYGLWGPAKLPMDMARRLNEEVNKALATDMRDRLVQQGLLLEPGSIDDFARFQREDTARSMKIIADGGIRGE; encoded by the coding sequence ATGCAACGCAAAACCTTCATTCGCCATGGCCTGGCCTGTGCGCTAGCCCTGGCCGGCCTGTCAGTCCTGCCCGCCACGGCACTGGCGCAAAGCTACCCGTCCAAGCCGGTCCGCGTGATCATTCCGTTCCCACCCGGCGGCACGCTGGACACCGTGGGCCGCCAGCTGGCACAAAAGCTCAGCGAGCAGATGGGCCAGCCCTTCGTGGTTGAAAACCGTGCCGGCGGCAACGGGACGATTGGCGCCGACGCCGTGGCCAAGTCCCCGGCCGACGGCTACACGCTGCTGTTCAATGCCTCGACCCTGACCACCTCGACGCTGCTGCTGAAAACCCCGCCCTACGACGCGGCCAAGGACTTCCAGCCCATCGCCCTGGTGGCCAAGGCGCCGCTGGCGGTCTCCATCAACAAGAACCTGCCCATCAAGGACATCAAGGAACTGCTGGCCTACGCCAAGGCCAACCCCGGCAAGCTCAGCTTTGCGATCGGCTCGAACGCGTCGGCCGGCCACCTGTCCACCGAACTGCTCAAGCGCGCGGGCGGCGTGAGCTACCTGACCGTTCCCTACAAAGGCTCAGGCCCGGCCTACCAGGACCTGATCGGCGGGCAGATCGACGGCTTCGTCGATCCCATCCTGGGCTCGATGCAGTATTACAAGGGCGGCATGCTCAAGATGATTGCCGTGACCTCCAAGGCGCGCGTTCCCACCCTGCCCGAGGTGCCGACCGTCGGCGAAACCATTCCCGGCTACGAGTTCTACAGCTGGTACGGCCTCTGGGGTCCGGCCAAGCTGCCGATGGACATGGCGCGCAGGCTCAATGAAGAGGTCAACAAGGCGCTGGCCACCGACATGCGCGACAGGCTGGTCCAGCAAGGCCTGCTTCTGGAGCCCGGCAGCATCGACGACTTCGCGCGCTTCCAGCGCGAGGACACGGCGCGCTCGATGAAGATCATCGCCGACGGAGGCATCCGTGGCGAATGA
- a CDS encoding SDR family NAD(P)-dependent oxidoreductase: MANEAGSARHAVVTGSSSGIGKAIAQALLNAGWAVTGLDLSAPAIEDPRFEPVQVDLADAASLDAAAARLRGVDALVHAAGLLRLGALGSLDPAAGELMWRLHVDAASRLANALADAMAAKGDGRIVFIGSRVAQGMAGRGQYAATKAALIALARSWAAELAPRGVTVNVVSPAATQTAMAQDPARALTAPKLPPIGRLILPEEVAGLVLYLLSPLAAAITGQDLQICGGSSLAR, translated from the coding sequence GTGGCGAATGAAGCTGGCAGCGCGCGCCATGCGGTCGTGACCGGCAGCAGCTCGGGCATCGGCAAGGCGATTGCGCAGGCGCTGCTCAATGCAGGCTGGGCCGTGACGGGCCTGGACCTGTCGGCGCCGGCCATCGAAGACCCGCGCTTTGAGCCCGTGCAGGTGGACCTGGCGGACGCCGCCAGCCTGGATGCCGCCGCAGCCCGCCTGCGCGGCGTCGATGCGCTGGTGCATGCGGCCGGCCTGCTGCGCCTGGGCGCGCTCGGCAGCCTGGACCCGGCAGCCGGTGAACTGATGTGGCGCCTGCATGTCGATGCGGCGTCGCGCCTGGCCAACGCGCTTGCGGATGCCATGGCGGCGAAGGGCGATGGCCGCATCGTCTTCATCGGCAGCCGCGTGGCCCAAGGCATGGCCGGGCGCGGCCAGTATGCGGCCACCAAGGCCGCGCTGATCGCCCTGGCGCGCAGCTGGGCGGCCGAACTCGCGCCGCGCGGCGTCACGGTCAACGTGGTGTCGCCCGCCGCCACCCAGACCGCCATGGCGCAAGACCCGGCGCGCGCCCTGACGGCACCCAAGCTGCCGCCCATCGGGCGCCTGATCCTGCCCGAGGAAGTCGCCGGGCTGGTGCTCTACCTGCTGTCTCCGCTGGCCGCCGCCATCACCGGCCAGGACCTCCAGATCTGCGGCGGCTCGTCGCTGGCCCGCTAA
- a CDS encoding mandelate racemase/muconate lactonizing enzyme family protein, translating into MKIIDIIESTRPIKSDIRNAYIDFSKMTLSLVAVVTDVVRDGKPVIGYGFNSNGRYGQGQLIRERFRPRVLEAEAGALLDETGNNLDPHKIWACMMSNEKPGGHGERSVAVGTLDMAIWDATAKIAGQPLHDMLAQRYGNGVANPKVFVYAAGGYYHPGKGIPGLLGEMQSYLDRGYSVVKMKIGGAPLAEDMQRIEAVLKMLQPGQQLAVDANGRFDLATAVAYGKAMAQYPLFWYEEAGDPLDYELQARLGESYTGPMATGENLFSMQDARNLIRYGGMHKDRDWLQFDCALSYGLVEYLRTLDMLKDYGWSPSRCVPHGGHQMSLAIAAGLGLGGNESYPDLFQPYGGFPDGVKVENGYVTLPPLPGIGFEGKADLYAEMKALTA; encoded by the coding sequence ATGAAAATCATCGACATCATCGAATCGACCCGGCCCATCAAGTCGGACATCCGCAACGCCTACATCGACTTCTCGAAGATGACGCTCAGCCTCGTCGCCGTCGTGACCGATGTGGTGCGTGACGGCAAGCCGGTCATCGGCTACGGCTTCAACTCCAACGGCCGCTACGGACAGGGCCAGTTGATCCGCGAACGCTTTCGCCCGCGCGTGCTGGAGGCCGAGGCTGGGGCCTTACTGGATGAGACCGGCAACAACCTCGACCCGCACAAGATCTGGGCCTGCATGATGTCCAACGAAAAGCCGGGCGGCCACGGCGAGCGCTCGGTGGCGGTCGGCACGCTCGACATGGCGATCTGGGACGCCACCGCCAAGATCGCCGGGCAGCCGCTGCACGACATGCTGGCGCAGCGCTACGGCAACGGCGTGGCCAACCCGAAAGTGTTCGTCTATGCCGCCGGCGGCTACTACCACCCCGGCAAGGGCATTCCGGGCCTGCTGGGCGAGATGCAGAGCTACCTGGACCGGGGCTACTCGGTGGTGAAGATGAAGATCGGCGGCGCCCCGCTGGCCGAGGACATGCAGCGCATCGAGGCGGTGCTGAAAATGCTCCAGCCCGGCCAGCAACTGGCGGTCGATGCCAACGGCCGCTTCGACCTGGCGACGGCGGTCGCCTACGGCAAGGCGATGGCGCAGTACCCGCTGTTCTGGTACGAGGAAGCCGGCGACCCGCTGGACTACGAGCTGCAGGCGCGCCTCGGCGAAAGCTACACCGGCCCCATGGCCACGGGCGAGAACCTGTTCTCGATGCAGGACGCGCGCAACCTGATCCGCTACGGCGGCATGCACAAGGACCGCGACTGGCTGCAGTTCGACTGCGCGCTGAGCTACGGGCTGGTCGAGTATTTGCGCACGCTGGACATGCTGAAGGACTACGGCTGGTCGCCCAGCCGCTGCGTGCCGCACGGCGGGCACCAGATGTCGCTGGCGATTGCCGCCGGCCTGGGCCTGGGCGGCAATGAGTCCTACCCCGACCTGTTCCAGCCCTACGGCGGTTTCCCCGACGGCGTCAAGGTGGAAAACGGCTACGTGACGCTGCCGCCGCTGCCCGGCATCGGCTTTGAGGGCAAGGCCGACCTGTATGCGGAAATGAAGGCATTGACCGCCTGA
- a CDS encoding MBL fold metallo-hydrolase, with protein MPRTSQLLYTQREPAPTRPAATVLLLRDTAEGIEVLMTRRSMTASFAPGAYVFPGGGIDAADAQAHAQSTRRAGQGDLQLTQAIAAIRESFEELGVLLARHADGRHVTTDDIAALDRQAPFAAQCRERGLMLAGADVFTLAHWITDRDLPRRFDVPFLVARMPEGQTPVADETEQFEPVWVRPADALARHEAGDFFMIFPTLRTLERLQKYASVETVLTACAHEKPLWISCPRAGLLGGQDARYMEHDSPYGELALTSPDGQIVHSLDWQSEQPVSLLKNVMRLTAPNPGMMTGPGTNSYIVGTASTGYIVIDPGPDHAAHIGRLFEATGGRIEAIVCTHSHPDHSPGARPLQALCAHRPPILGLPSAATARADSRFAPDRSLLNQELLTLTHKAQIHTLKVIFTPGHAANHVCLVLVEDGLLFSGDHILNGSTTIINPPDGEMSAYLDSLDRLSRACDEHEIDFILPAHGHVLGEAPQAIAQLRAHRLKREARVAAAMQALPGGTLQDWVALAYDDTDPRLWPIALRSLQAHVDRIEALGRVA; from the coding sequence ATGCCAAGAACCTCCCAACTCCTTTACACCCAGCGCGAGCCCGCGCCCACCCGCCCCGCCGCCACCGTGCTACTGCTGCGCGACACGGCCGAGGGCATTGAAGTGCTGATGACCCGGCGCTCCATGACGGCCAGCTTTGCGCCCGGCGCCTACGTCTTTCCCGGCGGCGGCATTGACGCCGCCGACGCGCAAGCCCATGCGCAATCCACGCGCCGCGCCGGCCAAGGCGACCTGCAGTTGACGCAAGCCATCGCCGCCATCCGCGAAAGTTTTGAAGAACTCGGCGTGCTGCTGGCGCGCCATGCCGACGGCCGCCATGTCACCACCGACGACATTGCGGCGCTGGACCGCCAGGCCCCGTTCGCCGCGCAGTGCCGGGAGCGCGGCCTGATGCTGGCGGGCGCGGACGTGTTCACGCTGGCGCACTGGATCACCGACCGCGACCTGCCGCGCCGATTCGACGTGCCCTTCCTGGTCGCCCGCATGCCCGAAGGCCAAACACCCGTGGCCGACGAAACCGAGCAGTTCGAGCCCGTCTGGGTGCGCCCGGCCGATGCGCTGGCGCGGCACGAGGCGGGCGATTTCTTCATGATTTTCCCGACTCTCCGAACGCTGGAGCGGCTACAAAAATACGCCAGCGTCGAGACGGTGCTCACGGCCTGCGCGCATGAAAAACCGTTGTGGATTTCGTGCCCGCGCGCCGGCCTGCTGGGCGGCCAGGACGCGCGCTACATGGAGCACGACTCGCCCTACGGCGAACTGGCGCTGACCAGCCCCGACGGCCAGATCGTGCATTCGCTCGACTGGCAATCCGAACAACCCGTGTCGCTGCTGAAAAACGTCATGCGCCTGACCGCACCCAACCCAGGAATGATGACCGGCCCGGGCACCAACAGCTACATCGTCGGCACCGCTAGCACCGGCTACATCGTGATTGATCCGGGGCCGGACCATGCGGCGCACATCGGGCGCCTGTTTGAAGCGACCGGCGGGCGCATCGAGGCCATCGTCTGCACGCATTCGCACCCCGACCATTCGCCGGGCGCCAGGCCGCTGCAGGCGCTGTGCGCCCACCGGCCGCCGATTTTGGGCCTGCCGTCGGCCGCGACCGCGCGCGCCGACTCCCGGTTCGCCCCCGACCGATCGCTATTAAATCAGGAGCTGCTCACGCTTACCCATAAAGCGCAAATACACACTTTGAAGGTAATTTTCACCCCCGGCCATGCGGCCAACCATGTCTGTCTGGTGCTGGTCGAGGACGGACTGCTATTTTCGGGCGACCACATCCTCAACGGCAGCACCACCATCATCAATCCGCCCGACGGCGAGATGAGCGCCTACCTCGATTCGCTGGACCGGCTGAGCCGCGCCTGCGACGAGCACGAGATCGACTTCATCCTGCCGGCGCACGGCCATGTGCTGGGCGAAGCCCCGCAGGCGATTGCCCAGCTCAGGGCGCATCGCCTCAAGCGCGAGGCCAGGGTGGCGGCGGCGATGCAGGCCTTGCCCGGCGGCACGCTGCAGGACTGGGTGGCGCTGGCCTATGACGACACCGACCCGCGCCTGTGGCCGATTGCCCTGCGCTCGCTGCAGGCGCATGTGGACCGGATCGAGGCCCTGGGGCGCGTTGCGTAA
- a CDS encoding basic amino acid ABC transporter substrate-binding protein: MPTITTRHFLKTTSVLLAGLVLAACGKQEPAAPAATAPAATPPAAAAKVYVVGTDAAYAPFESQNEKGEIVGFDIDVVKAAAQKAGIEVKFVNTPWEGIFNSVAQGDRDLLVSAITITPERRQTLDFSAPYFDAQQLIAVKSDSKIAKFDDLKKLKVGVQNGTTGDEVITKLQGKDSPNVKRFESTPLALKEMEGGGVDAVVADNGVVVHYVANNPGSKFKTIADSTFAAEQYGIAVKKGNAELLEKINQGLAGIKEDGSYARIYTQYFGAAPAAAPAPAAAASK, translated from the coding sequence ATGCCAACGATCACGACGCGACACTTTCTCAAAACCACCAGCGTCCTGCTGGCCGGACTGGTGCTGGCAGCCTGCGGCAAACAGGAGCCGGCAGCCCCCGCCGCCACCGCGCCTGCGGCAACGCCCCCGGCCGCCGCCGCCAAGGTTTATGTGGTCGGCACCGACGCCGCCTATGCGCCGTTTGAATCGCAAAACGAAAAAGGCGAGATCGTCGGCTTTGACATCGACGTGGTGAAAGCCGCCGCCCAGAAAGCCGGCATCGAGGTCAAGTTCGTGAACACGCCCTGGGAAGGCATCTTCAATTCGGTCGCGCAGGGCGACCGCGACCTGCTGGTCTCGGCCATCACCATCACGCCCGAGCGCCGGCAGACCCTGGACTTTTCAGCGCCATATTTCGATGCGCAGCAACTGATCGCGGTGAAAAGCGACTCGAAGATCGCCAAATTCGACGACCTGAAAAAGCTCAAGGTCGGCGTGCAAAACGGCACGACCGGCGACGAAGTCATCACCAAGCTGCAAGGCAAGGACAGCCCCAACGTCAAGCGTTTCGAGTCCACGCCGCTGGCGCTCAAGGAAATGGAAGGCGGCGGCGTCGATGCCGTGGTGGCCGACAACGGCGTCGTCGTCCACTACGTCGCCAACAATCCCGGCTCGAAGTTCAAGACCATCGCCGACAGCACGTTTGCCGCCGAGCAGTACGGCATCGCGGTCAAGAAAGGCAATGCCGAATTGCTGGAAAAAATCAACCAGGGCCTGGCCGGCATCAAGGAAGACGGCAGCTACGCCAGGATTTACACCCAGTATTTCGGCGCCGCCCCTGCCGCAGCGCCAGCGCCCGCCGCCGCCGCGTCCAAATAA
- the nhaR gene encoding transcriptional activator NhaR has translation MNFKHLHYFWVTAKAGGIVRAGEQLHTTPQTLSGQIKLLEAWLGRQLFRKSGRQLELTDEGRLALGYADQIFTLGAEMETALRQASGGLRTLDFRVGVADSVAKSVVYRLLEPALSISEPVRLICSEGKFPDLLAQLALHRLDLVMADEPMSGRVSIKAFNHPLGSTPMSFFCTPALKASLKGDFPQCLNDAPLLIQGAASSVRKQLDSWFTKHQIHPRVIGEFDDGALMKAFGREGRGIFMSASVLEAETTAQYGVEMIGRTDEMVEDFFAVSIERRITHPCVAAITEAARGRLLRA, from the coding sequence GTGAACTTCAAGCACCTGCATTATTTCTGGGTCACCGCCAAGGCCGGTGGCATTGTGCGCGCCGGCGAGCAGTTGCACACCACGCCGCAGACACTGTCCGGGCAAATCAAGCTGCTCGAAGCCTGGCTGGGGCGACAGCTGTTTCGCAAGAGCGGGCGCCAGTTGGAGCTGACCGACGAGGGCCGGCTGGCGCTGGGCTATGCCGACCAGATTTTCACCCTCGGGGCCGAAATGGAAACAGCGCTGCGCCAAGCCAGCGGAGGCTTGAGAACGCTGGACTTCCGGGTCGGCGTGGCCGATTCGGTGGCCAAGTCGGTGGTTTACCGGCTGCTGGAGCCGGCCTTGTCAATCAGCGAGCCGGTGCGCCTGATCTGCAGCGAAGGCAAGTTTCCCGATTTGCTGGCCCAGCTGGCGCTGCACCGGCTGGACTTGGTGATGGCGGACGAACCGATGTCGGGCCGCGTCAGCATCAAGGCCTTCAACCACCCGCTGGGCAGCACGCCCATGAGTTTTTTCTGCACGCCAGCGCTCAAGGCATCGCTCAAGGGCGATTTTCCGCAGTGCCTGAACGATGCGCCCCTGCTGATCCAGGGCGCGGCGTCATCGGTGCGCAAGCAGCTCGACAGCTGGTTCACCAAGCACCAGATCCACCCGCGCGTGATTGGCGAGTTTGACGATGGCGCGCTGATGAAGGCTTTTGGGCGCGAGGGACGGGGCATCTTCATGTCGGCCAGCGTGCTGGAGGCCGAGACCACCGCGCAATACGGGGTCGAGATGATTGGCCGAACCGACGAGATGGTCGAGGATTTTTTCGCCGTGTCCATCGAGCGGCGCATCACGCATCCGTGCGTGGCTGCCATCACCGAGGCCGCGCGCGGGCGGCTTCTTCGGGCCTGA
- a CDS encoding Rrf2 family transcriptional regulator, translated as MRLSTKSRFAVTAMIDIALQGNAGPISLADIGMRHKISVSYLEQLFSRLRQSGLVESTRGPGGGYSLSRSSESISVADIIGAIEVHPHAPGKGEKAFPGQAGSGEWMTQELWAALNAKMVEHMQSISLRHLASEQRAKGVKIEARPAKRGVYSAPKSKPVYTTAPNSVFALGRSLLGSR; from the coding sequence ATGCGCCTGAGCACCAAAAGCCGTTTTGCGGTGACCGCCATGATCGATATTGCCCTGCAAGGCAACGCTGGCCCGATTTCGCTGGCCGATATCGGCATGCGCCACAAGATTTCAGTGTCCTACCTGGAGCAGCTGTTCAGCCGGTTGCGCCAGAGCGGACTGGTCGAAAGCACCCGCGGCCCGGGCGGCGGCTATTCGCTGAGCCGCTCCAGCGAGAGCATTTCAGTGGCCGACATCATTGGCGCCATCGAGGTCCACCCGCACGCACCGGGCAAGGGAGAAAAGGCTTTTCCCGGGCAGGCAGGCTCGGGCGAGTGGATGACGCAGGAACTGTGGGCGGCGCTGAACGCCAAGATGGTCGAGCACATGCAGTCCATCAGCCTGCGCCACCTGGCCAGCGAGCAGCGCGCCAAGGGCGTGAAAATCGAGGCCCGGCCGGCCAAGCGCGGCGTGTACAGCGCGCCCAAGTCCAAGCCGGTCTACACCACGGCGCCGAATTCGGTGTTTGCCTTGGGCCGTTCGCTGCTGGGCAGCCGCTGA
- the cysK gene encoding cysteine synthase A gives MKADSILATIGNTPHVRINRLFGPDAQVWIKSERANPGGSIKDRIALSMVEDAEKSGALKPGGSIIEPTSGNTGIGLAMVAAVKGYKLVLVMPDSMSVERRRLMLAYGASFDLTPRANGMKGAIARAQELIAATPGSWMPQQFENPANIDIHVRTTAQEILADFPDGLDVLITGVGTGGHLTGCAKVLKAAWPQLKVFAVEPAASPVISGGAPAPHPIQGIGAGFIPKNLDTSLLDGVIQVDAEPAREMARRSASEEGMLVGISSGATLAAIAQKLAELPAGTRVLGFNYDTGERYLSVEGFFPA, from the coding sequence ATGAAAGCCGACAGCATCCTCGCCACCATTGGCAACACGCCCCATGTCCGCATCAACCGCCTGTTCGGCCCCGACGCGCAGGTCTGGATCAAGTCCGAACGCGCCAATCCGGGCGGCTCGATCAAGGACCGCATTGCGCTGTCCATGGTCGAGGATGCCGAAAAGTCCGGTGCGCTCAAGCCCGGCGGCTCGATCATCGAGCCGACTTCGGGCAACACCGGCATCGGCCTGGCGATGGTCGCGGCGGTCAAGGGCTACAAGCTGGTGCTGGTGATGCCCGACAGCATGAGCGTCGAGCGCCGCCGGCTGATGCTGGCCTACGGCGCCAGTTTTGACCTGACGCCGCGCGCCAACGGCATGAAGGGCGCGATTGCCCGCGCCCAGGAACTGATCGCCGCCACGCCCGGCAGTTGGATGCCGCAGCAGTTCGAGAACCCGGCCAATATCGACATTCACGTTCGCACCACGGCGCAGGAAATCCTGGCCGACTTCCCCGACGGGCTCGACGTGCTGATCACCGGCGTCGGCACCGGCGGCCACCTGACGGGCTGCGCCAAGGTGCTGAAAGCCGCCTGGCCGCAGCTCAAGGTGTTCGCGGTCGAGCCGGCCGCCTCGCCGGTCATCTCGGGCGGCGCGCCGGCCCCGCACCCGATCCAGGGCATTGGCGCCGGCTTCATTCCGAAAAACCTCGACACCAGCCTGCTCGACGGCGTGATCCAGGTCGATGCCGAACCGGCGCGCGAAATGGCGCGCCGCTCGGCCAGCGAGGAAGGCATGCTGGTCGGCATTTCGTCAGGCGCGACGCTGGCGGCGATTGCCCAGAAGCTGGCTGAATTGCCGGCCGGCACGCGCGTATTGGGTTTTAACTACGACACTGGCGAGCGCTACCTGTCGGTCGAAGGCTTTTTCCCGGCCTGA